TACATAACAGCTCCATtcgtttctttgttttcttttcattttttggtacAATAGTTTGGGTACGACCGGCTTTTTCTCCTCCCATCACGAGGTCAACCTGCTCAATCATTAACCTCTCCACCCTGAAACGAGAAAGATTCCATTGAAAGAACCATCTGTCAACAGCTATCCATCGGATGAACTGATTTTTCAAAGTTATCCCATGCGATCCGAGGTCATGCTCCTCAGTAGCAGTGGGATCATGGACATCCCGCGAAATGGAAGAGCGATGCCAGGACCACTTCCCCGATCTAATCATCACCGAAACTTCCGTTCTGAAGATCCGATACTCCAACAAGGTTTTTGGCCCCCCATCTTATTTCCGGGAATCGAACTCTATTGGTGTAAAGGTACgccattttcttttccccaaagTGGAAATAATGAGTGCGAAATGCTGGAAGGTCGGCACGGGGGGAGAGATGGGACACATGTGGAAGCCAAGATGGAAGAGATGGGTGGTACTGTCTAAGAGCAAAACGTAGGCTGATCCGAGGACAAAGGGATTAAACAGCAGCCAAAAGGTGGTGGGGGTAGCTGGGTGGAGGCTACTATGCTGATAGAAGCCGCGAGAGACGCCCACGagaaaggcaaaagaaaagaacaaaggcaAATCTGATTTTCCACAcgactttttctttctctcttattttctcCCTCCTTTTGGGCCACtatttattaagaaaaagcCGAAAACAAAAACACCTTCAAATTATGTCCACAATGGCACATTTGCTCTAAAAAATTTCgacataaaaaatcccaaattatgcTCATGTTTATCCTAAACTTCTTTTgtgacataaaagaaaaatcttaaacttatacttacttgacaaatttacccttcgCTAAGATTCCAttaaatactttttctatttcacttAATAATGTAGACACTATTTAATACCGTTTGCTTTCTAGTATAGCCAGATTTTTAACTATTCGCATTggcaaaattttcattaaaggtaaatgtatcacatttgtacaattttgaaagtttttgatatcacaaaaaagaatttaaggtaaattagTCACACTTACCATAATTTAGGGTTTTCGATGGATTTTACCatatatgttttccttttttttcctttttgtataaaaaagaaaaagagaaaaagaaaaaaaagggggtggtGTGGATTCAAAAGCTCAAAGCCGCACCGCATTGTCAAGATTCCGCCTCACCAAAGCACGGCACAGCGTATAAAGCCAATCTCTTTCTCTCCACCACTTCTTTGAATATTGTCCCATTTAACTTTGACCCCCTCCCCCACTTACATCATCGACCTATCGATCATCCCCCTTTCCTTCCCCTTATAAATTCGTAATCATTGCCTTAGTCATTGGCGAGTTACATTCACGAAATCCAACCATTTCTTCCACAGCCTCTCCCTCGcgcctcctccctcctcctcctcctcctcctcatttctccttccttctccttctcgtTCACGGCGGCCGACGGTCACGCTTACCGTCACCCTTCGACCCGAGACCACACAAAACCGGCGAGAAAAAACAGCGGGCGATGGAGAGGTATCGTCCCCGTGCGGCGGCGGCTTCTGCAATGATGGCGGGCTTGCTTGCGGGACTCCTTGTCCATGCATGCTGTGCCGACGCCATCGGCCGTTCCAGTTTCCCAAAGGGTTTCGTCTTCGGCACCGCCTCCTCCGCTTTccaggtcctctctctctctctctctctcttctttttcgctTGTACTTTGCTTTTCTCATCAATCATGTCATGAATGGGTTTATCTCCTCCGTGAACGAATCTCAACGCTCATGCTTCATCTAATTATCTATTCGAACGCATCCCATTCACGTACTGCATGCGCGCTAAATCTACACGAGCCCGGCTCGCTGCGTAAGAGCTCCGGCTCGATCTCACGTGAGACCCATCAGATTGAAGAGCTCGGGCGCCTTAGGCTCGTCTCATGTATTTAGGAGGAACGACGTTAAGCGTGTTCACGGGGACGCCCCCTCGAGCATGATTCCATTCGCGCCGTCTTATCATCACGTGAACCGGTCTCTGTGAAGCTACTGCACACAGAGACAGCGAATTCTTGTCaaactattttccttttccccccCTGGCTGTGAACGTCtcgaggaaaataaaaacattccCAGTTGGTCAGTCAATCCTTTTGCGTTCTCCGGCGAAAGCGATGGGCACTTTGTGCGGTAGCTTTAGCTCGGTGTTCTGACATCTAAGGGACGAAGTTGGACTTGAGGAGCCTGAGGCTTTTTTGTGCTTTAGCGTCTGGAGCCCGGGCGACAGGACGGACCCGACGAGTCACGGATTGAGAGATTATTGGCGCGAATTCAAGGCGAGATTAGCGGCTCctccctccccaccaccacctcgCACGTTCCGTGGACCGGAGCGAAGTCATCTCTTCATGGAAAATTGAACTAATTATGTACTGTTAAGATGTTATATTATATCGTGAGATACCCACAGCTCAGCCAATTCACGCAATAGATTCTGTTCCGCGTGCAGCTTTATTCCCTCCTTGCATCTGACTAAATATAGAAAAGTTCTTCACCAAAATCCATCGAATCGGACAGGAATTGAGTACGAATCTGATCGAAGATAAGCCACTTATAAACggatcaaaataaattaaatgaatttattggAGCTGGATTATTTTCGATATAATTCAAATCCATTTTGACGGTGTTAATATGGAGATGTGACATCCTATCATCGGAATGAACGAAGGCTCTTGACCTATATTCACAGTAGGAAAATTAATGCAAGCCACCGCATTAGtaggtctttttttctttttttttggggggaccGTGGGGGATGGTGGGGGAGGAATTTAATGCTAACAGCGTACTGGGAAACTTCGTTGACTTTGTGACGACCTGGTGGGCCGGTTGcttcttgattttcttattcCGACTGAAACGCTGGAcacatgattttttgtttttgtttttttccagtTTGCTTCAAACGTCGAACTTTGGATTTAACGCTATTACATTTGTAacaagttgtaggggacatgttatattctcattttcatataAAGTCTtcaaaaaaagtaattattttttccctttggtCGCACTTTAAagttatattttcatgataagtttggtactttttttttttggacgaaaagTTTGGTACTTTGAATAGCTGTGATTGACGCTGAGCTTGTTTCGTTTTCGTGATCAGTACGAAGGAGCTGTGAAAGAGGACGGAAGGGGACCATCGGTTTGGGATACCTTTTCGCATCAATTTGGTAATATGAtaataatgtttttttcttcccattttATCTTAATGATTGGATCTCTGTGAGTGACATAATTTAAGACCAAATGATTAAGATGCCCGGTGAAAAAGCAAATGGACATAATTGTATTGTCTAGTTTTGGATAGAGTTCAAATCCTTAAGCCCATTTGTTGGAATTATCGGGAATAATAAGACCGACGCAATGGAGACGAAATCACCTACCCCTTTATCGATTCGTGTTTGGTAGTATGGAAGAAAGGTGCTCTCGTTTAACCAAACAGGATCTAAGTGTTTATATATGTACATGTGTAATCCGCACAATTCATGAATCACGGAGTCGTGTATTGCTTCGTCGGCGTAATCAGTAACTTGCATTCGATTGGCTCCAGGTAAAGTGATCGATCTTAGCAACGCGGATGTCGCCGTGGATCAGTACCACCGGTTTAACGTAAGTCTCTCTGTGAAAACCTGCTAGCCATTTTTCATGAGAAAGGACAGCGATAGACGAGCTGAATCCAAACTAAATACCGTGCGAGCATTTAACCTGAGCATGTTTCTCTGCTTATGAACTCCAATTCAGGAAGATATTCAGCTCATGAAGGACATGGGAATGGACGCCTACAGGTTTTCGATCTCCTGGTCTCGCATCTTTCCTAGTAAGAGACTAGCTTATACATGCTTTTGGACACTGAAGTCGTGAGTGGTGATCGCCGTTTACCTCGTTCTGTTGAATTTCGGCCAACTGATGTCATGCTTCAATGAATTTAGATGGAAGCGGCCAGATCAATCAGGCAGGAGTCGACCACTATAATAATCTCATCAACGCATTACTGGCTAAAGGTAAACGCGTGACGTCCCGTACGAGCACAATCACGAGCAAAAGCACTGTTGTCATGACTTTCCTTTTCAATATATTTGAAGCAGAGTCGAGAGTTGGCCAtaaattggttttttttcccttttctcactGAAGTTTCTGGCATCATCGCActtgaaaattttccattagTTTATGTAGTGCGCATGCCGTATGTCGTCGGTCGGCGTATAGTATTTAAAATGTATGCATGTCCTTCACTGTAATGGCAAAAGGctgaaggaaaaagggaaaacttCAGTTTGAAGCAGAGCATATTAAATGGGTATGGTCATCACATGCATAGAATTCATCCAAGAAACGAACGGACTAACCGCAGTCGCCTCTCTGATAATGCTGCAAGCGCAGGGATCGAACCATACGTGACTCTGTTTCACTGGGATCTCCCGCAAGCTCTGGAAGACAAGTACAACGGATGGCTCGACCCCAAATCATGTGAGTCGCACAGATTCCTCCTTCACGTGATGAGCATATATATTTTACCAACTGAAGGACTCAAAAGCCGAACAGAGCCTCGAggttgacttttttcttttggttactATTCCTGCAGAAAGGATTTTGCGACATATGCCGAGACCTGCTTTCAGAAATTCGGGGACAGGGTGAAGCACTGGGTCACCTTCAACGAGCCGCACACTCTGGCAATACAAGGATACGATGTCGGGCTTCAGGCACCGGGCCGTTGCTCCATCCTTCTTCACCTCTTCTGCAGGGCTGGGAACTCTGCAACCGAGCCTTACATTGTTGGGCACAACATCCTGCTCTCACATGCCACCGCCGTCGATGTGTATAGAAAGAAGTACAAGGTCCGTGTCATAAAATGAAAGTCATTGTATCAACATTCCAGTTGCTTATATCTTCCTTAAAAGACTAAAGTATATCCTTATCGACCCCTAATGCGCATTCCTAATTTGAACGTCAGCATGCCGAGTTACTAAGCTGTTTAGTTATCCTGTGCAGCAAAAGCAGCATGGATCAATCGGTGTAGCATTTGATGTGATGTGGTTCGTACCGAGAACAAACTCAACCGATGACATCGAAGCAACTCAGAGAGCCCTAGATTTTCAGTTTGGCTGGTAACAAACCGTAGACACTTTCCGGGGTTAATAGATTTAAGAAGATAAATCCTTTTGAATGTGTGCGAGCAAGATGTGTTCATGAAAATACAGAAAGTTCGAACTATGCAAGTAAAATATCGGGGTCATGAGCACTATTTGTTTTTCATGGTAATCGCAGGTTTATCGAACCGTTGATCTTTGGAAATTATCCGAGCTCCATGATAAGTAGGGTGGGAAGCCGCTTACCGGCAATTTCCAGCTCCGAATCTGCTCTTCTAAAGGGGTCTTTGGATTTCGTGGGTATCAATCACTATACTACATATTATGGCAGCAATGATACGTCCGATGTGATCGGAAGTCTACTTAAGGACTCCCTCTCGGACTCTGGCTCTGTCACTCTGCGTAAGGAACCCTTCTCAGCATATCTGGAAGTTTTAGTTGTTTGggtcttctcttttttaattttggtggTGCTAAGTTATGTTTGCTGCTGTTTTCAGCTTTTAGAGATGGGATACTCAATCCAATTGGAGACAGGGTACGTTAGTTCCCAGCACAGCAAGAAACTTTCGATTTGATTAAGGCAAAGATCATTTAGAACGAAGTGTGTCGTTCAAATGATAGCTTGTGATGTATTTTTAGCAATGCATGGATTTCTCTCCAGTTGTTTTTCTAACTGAAACTGTCATGCGGATGTCGATTTGCAGGCGAGTTCAATATGGTTATACATAGTACCTCAGGGCCTCAGAAGTTTAATGAACTACATCAAGACAAAGTACGGGAACCCACCTGTTATTATTACCGAAAATGGTAAGTCCGtcaagccaaaaagaaaaaaggcaactAGCATACAGATGCTATATCTTTCTGTAAAATCTTCACTGAAGTTGAAGGTCTTCTTAATCCAGTCATGACTTACTGAAGAAGAGAAGATGCTCAAATCTGTTGCCTTTGTCTGTTCTAACTTGGGTCTTTGCAGGTATGGACGACCCGAACCCCCCGCTGATCAACATCAAAGAGGCTCTCAAGGATGAGAAGAGGATCAAGTATCACAATGACTATCTCACCAACTTGCTGGCCTCCATCAAGTGCGTTACGAATGTTCCGTgtgctttctctctttttatcagTCGAAACCGAGCTCTTTCTATGTCGTTCTTTCTAACATTTTGCTTTATGACCGAACCAGAGAAGACGGATGCAACGTGAAAGGGTACTTCGTGTGGTCTCTGTTGGATAACTGGGAGTGGGCGGCCGGATACACTTCGAGGTTCGGCCTCTACTTTGTGGA
This Eucalyptus grandis isolate ANBG69807.140 chromosome 7, ASM1654582v1, whole genome shotgun sequence DNA region includes the following protein-coding sequences:
- the LOC104453907 gene encoding beta-glucosidase 40: MERYRPRAAAASAMMAGLLAGLLVHACCADAIGRSSFPKGFVFGTASSAFQYEGAVKEDGRGPSVWDTFSHQFGKVIDLSNADVAVDQYHRFNEDIQLMKDMGMDAYRFSISWSRIFPNGSGQINQAGVDHYNNLINALLAKGIEPYVTLFHWDLPQALEDKYNGWLDPKSCESHRFLLHDFATYAETCFQKFGDRVKHWVTFNEPHTLAIQGYDVGLQAPGRCSILLHLFCRAGNSATEPYIVGHNILLSHATAVDVYRKKYKQKQHGSIGVAFDVMWFVPRTNSTDDIEATQRALDFQFGWFIEPLIFGNYPSSMISRVGSRLPAISSSESALLKGSLDFVGINHYTTYYGSNDTSDVIGSLLKDSLSDSGSVTLPFRDGILNPIGDRASSIWLYIVPQGLRSLMNYIKTKYGNPPVIITENGMDDPNPPLINIKEALKDEKRIKYHNDYLTNLLASIKEDGCNVKGYFVWSLLDNWEWAAGYTSRFGLYFVDYNDKLKRYPKDSVQWFKNFLKST